Proteins encoded together in one Prochlorococcus marinus str. MIT 9211 window:
- the rpaB gene encoding response regulator transcription factor RpaB: MIDGGSSKLESTGGPGLKASYGPKATILVVDDEPAVLKVLVTRLELAGYHVISAKDGEEALELFHRESPDLVVLDVMLPKLDGFAVCRRIRGESIVPIIFLSALEAISERVAGLDLGADDYLSKPFSPKELEARIATILRRMGPGASSVAEPREIPVGQGVMKLGDLVVDTNRRQVSRAGERIGLTYTEFSLLELLFRDPGKVVPRAEILEQLWGYPPRRAADLRVVDVYVARLRGKLEPDPRNPELILTVRGIGYSSQRVGEFPTVVA, encoded by the coding sequence ATGATTGACGGGGGTTCATCCAAGCTCGAAAGCACTGGTGGGCCTGGCTTAAAGGCCTCCTATGGTCCCAAGGCGACAATTCTTGTTGTGGATGATGAGCCTGCTGTTTTGAAAGTTTTGGTTACTCGCCTTGAGCTTGCTGGTTATCACGTGATCTCTGCCAAAGATGGGGAAGAAGCTCTTGAGCTTTTTCACAGAGAGTCTCCAGATTTAGTAGTACTTGATGTAATGCTCCCTAAATTGGATGGATTTGCCGTTTGCAGGAGAATTCGAGGAGAATCTATCGTTCCAATTATTTTCCTCAGCGCTCTGGAAGCCATCTCTGAGCGTGTAGCAGGCCTTGACTTGGGTGCAGATGATTACTTATCCAAGCCTTTCAGTCCAAAGGAGCTAGAGGCGCGTATAGCGACTATTTTGAGGAGGATGGGGCCAGGGGCATCTTCTGTAGCTGAGCCTAGAGAAATACCTGTAGGCCAAGGGGTGATGAAATTAGGGGATTTAGTTGTTGATACAAATAGGCGCCAAGTTAGTCGTGCAGGCGAAAGGATTGGATTAACTTATACAGAATTTAGTTTGCTTGAATTATTGTTTAGAGATCCAGGCAAAGTCGTACCTAGGGCGGAGATACTTGAGCAATTATGGGGTTACCCTCCAAGAAGAGCTGCTGATTTAAGAGTAGTTGATGTATATGTTGCTCGATTAAGAGGAAAGCTTGAACCTGATCCTCGAAACCCAGAATTAATTCTTACTGTTAGAGGAATAGGGTATTCCTCTCAAAGAGTTGGAGAGTTCCCTACTGTTGTTGCTTGA